Part of the Echeneis naucrates chromosome 1, fEcheNa1.1, whole genome shotgun sequence genome, GACGGTCAAGTGTGAGAACCCGAGGGCGCACGTGGAAGGCGGCATCACCGAGATTACGTGTGACTACCGGGCCAGGCCTCAGAGCTGCCCGGGATTCGTGTCCGACCCCCGGGCCTTCTGGAAGCAGCTGGGCCGCGCGCTGAAGAGGCTTCAGGGGAAGGTGTGCAGAGAGGAGCGCGCGCTGGTGAAGCCCGCCATGTGTAAGCGCGCGCCCCGCGAGGCGCACTTCAAGCTGGACCTGAGCAGCTCCGTGGCCTCAGCACAGTCCGGAGACCCGACAGCCTTCCCCGGGACCACAGCCTGCTCCAGCCGGGCGGAgtactgcagcagctcctgggcCAGCGtgtgctccttcttcttctccatcctGCAGGGAGACGACTGTTAGAGCCGCATCCACTGAGGGACTGGGACTGGACTGGGACTGGACCAGGACCGGACTGAGAAATGTTCCAGTTTGACCACTAGACCAGCGTGGCATAGTGCTTATTTTTATATAAGTGTTTATGAATCTGAAGGGACGATTTGAATTCTTTTaaactttattattttgtattaccACTCATGGGAAAGCTGTAAATTCAGTTCCTCAGGTAGAATATGTGTTTAAACCTTGCCAGGTCACATTGACTGGAGTATGTCAATGTTAAGCTACTTTAAACCTCAGTTGTAGACCTAAGTGTTTTCCTCCACTACAAGTATCGGCCTGCTTTAGTTGTGTTTCATATTATTGTAGTTtattttttgataaaaaaaaatgcaattagatcagaaaaaatgcatttaaccAACAGTATATAAATTAGAAAAAATCTGACCTCCACATCAGTGAAATAGTAATAATGCAGTTGTTTAATAGAGAAAAGGCCATTCTATAGATGGTTTCAGAGGTTTGAATTTTGGTTTGATATGATTTCTGGTTTGAGGACAGGTAGAGTCAAGAGACACTTTGTGATAgaatatttttaagtttttaaatcCAGTAAAGTACCTGAGTGCTTCCACCGTTTACTGAACATAACAGAAGTACTCGGTACACTGCTTTAATCATTGCAGCAGAGTGGCCTTCCTTCTACCTCTGCTCAATTTCATCATTCAACCACTTTCATATAAATACCACTGCATTCATACTGATATATATGAAACTTGTGACTTGTAATGGACAAGTGATGAAACTGTATATTGTGAATGTTTAAATTTATGCTTacaaaaaatatcaattttattgtgactttctttgtcttgttttgttttattgagtCCTGGGAAAtttattttctataaaaaatttttttccaaCCAATACAAATATACCActatcatttttcttttttcaaccaATCAACCTTGTCGTTTCTCTAAGACACAAATATCCAAGTTGCAAACATAAATGCACATCTGTATTTCCAGGAGGTAGAAAGTCTAACTGATTTCTTCCTCTTGTGAACTCAGTGCTAATCAATGTACATTAGCATGAATGATACAGATTTAGTGATTAAGCCTAAACAGAGCCTTttagtacaaaaaaagaaaaatccttaAGCATAAGACCATAAGACCTTTGATAGGAGATAAAAAAACACCTTAACTACCATCTCAGATGTTATAATAACGATAAAAATAATGCATTGTAGGGGAGACCAGGTATGGTTGTAACACTTTTTGCTTCAGCACCTGTAACTCACTGAATTTTTGAGCTACAACTTGAAAATTTTTATGCAAAATGCCTATGTTTGTTTACTACAAGGGACACCTTGTGTTAATGGTAAATGCATGTTGCTCCTTTGTTACAACCTACTCCACTACCGTGGTGGGTTGTAACACATGCTGGGGAGTAATCCCTAAACAAGTGCGACCCCAGacgtttatttttatgttttcctgtcTGCTGATGACCTTTTGTCACCCTTGACCTGCTGCTCTTTTTACCCTCAGACACTTACTTAAAAAGCAGACTGTAGAGTAATTTCCACCTTTTGACAGAAGTCACTTCTTTCCTTGATGGCACAAAAAGAATTTTGTGGACAAATTGTTTTACTGAACTCGTCTCTAAAGCTCAGGGACACAATCCCTCACTACCATACAGTTACAGAGGAAGTAGTCAGAGGTCAAGGGGTGAAGAAGGAAATGAGGATAACATGCGAAGGTCTGtgccatcatcatcttcacctcTATGAGTGTGAGGGGTTTTTGTTCTTCTATCTCATGTTTTTAGATCAAAACAACCTCCTGGATAATGTGGGGCTTTGGTTTAGACAGGTAGTTTAACAACTGCACAACTGTAAATCAGATTCTGTTTGAGCACATAACCCTGCTCATCACTGCTCTTTAAACAGTTGAGTTTGTAGCTGATATTTCTACTAAATCAGCCACCTGGCATATTGGGACTGATTACAAAACAAtcactttcttttcattgttgatCACAATAGCTGGAAGATTGGAATTTTGGGTGAAATGGATGTTTAGAACTTTTCCCTGAAAAGAGACGCCTGTTGTAGCCAAAAACAGCTGCAAGACTGAACGAAAACAGAAAATTTACCAACAAAGAATGATCAGCAATTCACTTCAAAGATTCTTTAATTCAAGGTGAATAATAGATAAAATGTAGGGATGAGAGATAATCGATTTTCTAGAACTGTCAGAATGAGTACACCAACAACTGAAAGGCCAGAAAACGTCCCTGAGCTGAGGTCTCAGCCAAGGGAGCAGAAAAATGCTTTCAGGGGTTTGGTAGGAGTGTGGATTTCTGTTGTGAATGTAAACAGGGAgcattcaattaaaaaatataatgccATTAATCAGTTTACATCTGTAATACAACCAATTGTTGACAGATCTGCAGGCCTGATTAATCAGCTTGATGATGATTAAATGACATGTTGCTCATCCCCTTATTTGCTCttaaaggcaaacaaacaaacaaacaaaaaaccccaaaacaaaaacaacaaaaaaaaaaaactgcctaaaacatgttttcacacGCTGAATGTTATTCCCCAGTGACTGGTAAATTGATGTGACATTTAAGATTGGTGGAACGCCCTGTAATCTCTCACTACAGTTGTCAGTTATGTATAAAACCCATAAGTATTCCTGTCAGGGCAAATATGCTCAAACTGTCAGTAACTACTGTAATATTTTAACGAAGTGAGGAAATCTGTGAAGGAAAGCCAAATATGGTCAGTAATCATTTACTCATGTGTCATATTTAGGTATGCGtgcccttttccttttcatggcTGGTATAATAGCTGCATTTCTCAATGTTGTCTCTGAAGAAAGTAGCGGTGATGCCTCACAAACTAAACTTAATACCTCCAATTTCCTTTTAAAATCCCTGTGAACTTTGCAAGTAAAAGCATAATCACATAAAGACCAGCTCCACCTCTGACCAAGTTTAAGATGTGATATAAAGACTGATGTCAAAGGAACTAGTCTTTGCTGGTTCTGAGACACAATGAGGTACAATATTTCCAGGTTGTTGTAGGAACACAGTTTTTGAGAATTGCATGAAAATTGCTCAAATAATTGAGCAACTTAATGGTGGCACATATGTGTTACGTTCACAGGTGGAAAGGTTTTGTTCACCGCAGGGCAGTGTCTCAGCTTGTCCAACCATACCTCCAAAAACATAATAGGCCATCTGCAGCAGGCATGTTCAGCAGTGGGCTTGAACCTGTGATCACCTGGAGTTGGTGCACTTTATCTTCTGAGTTGTTTTTGTTACATGGACCCTGTAGTATGTTTGCAGATCTAGTTGTATATAGAAAACTCTGAGACCAGGGAGCCTGAAGTGCTACCACGCACCTTCATGTATGTggctgttgttggtttgtgaCAGATTACTTAAAGGCCACATATTTATAGTCAGTCCTTGATATGAGGCCATGAGAGCAAATGAGAGCTTTCTTAGAAAGTAGGATTGACATAAAACCATCCTTAGCTTTGTTAACCTTatagagctgttttttttttctaatttgtcaaatatttcttttttattcttcactattttatttaaacattcatAGTCTTTTAATATTCAAGTCAGCCTTATGTGTGTAATCTTTATATCCATGTATATCAATGAAGTCCATCCGGAGGATATTCAATTTACTGACATTAatcaaagaaaagaagtgaatgCTCATTTTAGAGAAGCTCAAGTTGTAGAAAACTTTGGCATTGtagcttcaaaataaatatattcattaaGTGAttttcaaaatggctgctggTTAGTGTCACTAACAAATTAATGTCGTAatcagtgtgtcagtgtaaaTAGGAGAATACTATCAGTTTTGGCTTTTGGCAGGTTTTTATATGTTGCAACTTCAGACAATTGCAGACAAAATGATGCAGTGGAGAATTTTGTCATCAGTAACAGTAGCTGTtactggaaaacaaacacagcaaagtcaacagtcagtgtgatgaagaaagggaggggCTGAATgtcagcagaagaagagaacaTCAGAGCACGGCTCAATGCTCCACTAAGTTCAGATCTGGCCTACATAGCAAAGCCCACACATGCCCACCCACAGATTCCAACACCCAAAACACGCAGAGCAGTGAGGGGGGAGGAGTTTGAGGTGGCTCAAGGTGGCCTGACACCACACCCTGACATTCAGACCACGTTATTGGCCGCTTGTTTCTGGGGCAACCATTCATGTCACCTCAGCAATAAAGGTCCCACTTCAACCCAACACACAATCAATAGGATTCCATTGACAGTAGTTACCTTTTCATGAGGCTTCTGCAAATCATGCAGCAGCAAAAGTTTCCTATTTGTGATGTTGGCAGTGAATTGGTGCTTTTTAATGGCTCTGCTGAATGACCAAAACACTGCAGAAGAGAATCCCTCCATCGGAGCGGAAATGCCTGTAAAACCAAAGGGGGTGATGTTCCAAGCTAAATTAATTCTGGTCTAAATTTGTGGTGCTATGAAGTGGTAGTATAAATTCCTATTTAATGTTTATGGTGTTTACTGTGCTTTCACACTTTGATCATTGAGGTTAGTAAACCCAGGATTCAAGGCACAGATGCTCAGAAATGACCAGTTCTGTGAGGTATTGGAGCAAAATGTGGGAAATTATGATCAACTTTTAAAAGTAGTTTGAAGAAATGTacttgtatgtatgtaatgtaaaagtgga contains:
- the LOC115048355 gene encoding fibroblast growth factor-binding protein 1: MRTLTACLLLVFTGLQVSPSRGAYSQLGRVIRIRNKGGKFSIQGGMQCTWGAREVSDSVVLTVKCENPRAHVEGGITEITCDYRARPQSCPGFVSDPRAFWKQLGRALKRLQGKVCREERALVKPAMCKRAPREAHFKLDLSSSVASAQSGDPTAFPGTTACSSRAEYCSSSWASVCSFFFSILQGDDC